One Candidatus Dependentiae bacterium genomic window, TTTTTTCCTTATTTAGCTGGAGGGGTAAACATTTTTTTCGGTAATGTTAGTGGGTTGAGTAGTCCACCTACACCAGAACCTATTCCTTCACTAACGCCTTCAGATACGCCTTTGCGTACGCGTTGTGTTACATCTTGTACCACATAATTATAAACCACATATGTGATATAGGCACTTACTAATACAATGAGTACAATAAGTAGTATTTTTACATATTTATTCATGAGAGGGTCCCCTTTTTAAATATTTTTCTAATTTAATAATACTGAAAATAATATCTTTAATGCAATAGGTAGTAATGCTACGCATTATTATGCTATAAACGAAGAATAATACGAGCTATAAAGGAGAATGCTATGAACAATCATAAATCAAGTAAACATAGTTATATATTACAAGATTTCTTGCCATTAATTAGTATTTTTGGATTCATTGTTTTATTCACGGTTAGTAAACAATGGTGGTATGGTTGGCATATGTATACTGCTATGTCAGATTTTATGGGTGCATTTTTTGTTATCTTTGGTTTATTTAAAATTGTTAATTTGCATGGGTTTGTTGAAGCGTATCGCATGTATGATATCGTTGCACAACGTAGTAAGGTATATGCGTATATATATCCATTTATAGAACTGATGCTTGGTATAGCATATTTGACCAGGTTTCAATTATTTTCAACGAATGTGATTACCTTTATATTGATGTTTGTCAGTAGCATAGGTGTTGGTCTTGAGTTGGCAAAAGGAAAAAAGATTGTATGCGCATGTTTAGGTGCTGTCTTTAAAATTCCTATGACCTATGTAACCTTAGCAGAAGATGTAGTGATGGGAATTATGGCATTGATTATGTTATATATGGCATAGCTAGCAAAGGAAGTTATATGAAAATTATGCAAGAAGTAATGCTTGATATTCATCATTTGAATGCGTACATATTAGAAGATATACCTGGCAACATAGTAATTAATAATCAAGATAATGGGTTATACATCGTATCCAATAGGTTACAATATGTACGTGACATGGTATTGTTGCATGACATTAAAATACAGCATATATACCAAAAAAAAGATGGGACTGAATTACTGCTGTATTGTCAGCAGAATAAATGTTTGATGCATATTGATTTGAAGCAGATGGTATCCGAAAAAATAAACATAACCGGTGAATTGAATAAATTTGCGTTTACACCATTATTTCTATGGAATGATGCAGTATGTTTATTGGGTACTCAAAATCATATATATGCAGTTGATATATTGCAAAAAAACATTGAGCGTGCAACTGAAGTAACGGTGCGTGAGAATTACCATACCTTTTATCAGTGCTGGAATACATATCGTATGCAACAGGTTATGTTTTGGGACCAAACAAATTTTGTGGTAGTTATACGGGAACATGATCATATAAAAGTTATATTTACGGATCCGCGCCATCATCAACATCAACGTCCGATATTACTATCAGGCGGTGATAGTATAACCGATGTGCGTTATCGGCAAGATAGAATTTTGGTCATTAGAGATCAACGTATAGAGGTTATGGATGTACTAACAGGCAAACAAGGATCCTATACTATAGAAGAACCCTATATGTTTGTGCAAGCAAGATTTTTAGAAAAATCTAATAGTACATTCGTTGCATTATGCCAAAATCCAGAAGACGAAAAACATGCACAGGTTCGGTTATATACAGTGGTAGCGTAAATATATTATTTTCTTGGTAATCATTGGACTTCATGATACCATTTCTGTATAGGATTCAATAAAAACTTGTGGTTAATTATTGTTTTATACAGAAAGGTTCTTTGTGAATTGCTATCAATATTTGATGGGTATTTTCCTTGTTCTGTTTTCTCATGTTACCTGCATGGCGCAGTCTGAGCCATTGTCTATACCTATGGGACTTTTGAGCAGTGCTCTTAACCCACATTTTGTTGCCAAGTTTGCGTTGTTTGTAGCGCTTCTTTTAATGGGTACTATTGCAGCTGGTAGGATATTAAATTCATTATTTAGATTACCATCTATTGCCGGGCAAATTGTTGGTGGCATTATACTTGGTCCATCGCTCTTGAATATGCCTGGTTGGTCATATTTCGCAGCACCATTGCGTTTGGTACAGTATGATACATGGGAAGTATATTCAGTTGCATCATCTGACTTATTTGTTTTTGTTATTGTACTTATATCTTCTGCATTAACCGTTTCATATTTATTGTGGATTGCTGGTAATGAGACTGATATTCGTGATATCTACCAGATTGGTGTAACCGCAATAACGGCAGGTATTTTCGGCGCGTTGTTTCCTATATTTTTAACTGTAATAGCTATGTATTACGGGAGTGTAGTCGAATGGAGTTTAACAGAAACAATTGGTATAAGTCTTGCTTTTGCAGCTACGAGCGTTTCTATTCCTGTTGCTATGTTGTTTGCCTATAATAAAATGTACTTACAAAGTTCAAAAGCAATGTTGGGTGCTGCAATTATAGATGATATTTTTGCAGTTATTTTATTATCAGTGTTTTTCATAGTGGCAGAGGCAGGCATGTTTGGTGCGGTTGGTAATTTGGCTGTTGGCCACAGTGTAGGATTAGTAAGCGCATTGGTCTATATGATTGGTACATTAATAGTGATAGCCGGTGCAGGTTATTGGATAATTCCTTTTATTATGCAGTGGCTAAAAAAACATCACTATACACACCTGATTGCACCGGTTGCAAATGCAAAAATGCTCTTATATTTTGCAGGTGCCGAATTGATTGGCGGCCTAGCAGGTATTACTGGTGCATATTTTGCGGGATTGTTTCACCGCCGTATTGATGAAAGTCATCGTGCAGAAAAAGTTTTTTCTCCGTATGTCCATGCTATATTATTGCCACTTTTTT contains:
- a CDS encoding cation:proton antiporter; amino-acid sequence: MNCYQYLMGIFLVLFSHVTCMAQSEPLSIPMGLLSSALNPHFVAKFALFVALLLMGTIAAGRILNSLFRLPSIAGQIVGGIILGPSLLNMPGWSYFAAPLRLVQYDTWEVYSVASSDLFVFVIVLISSALTVSYLLWIAGNETDIRDIYQIGVTAITAGIFGALFPIFLTVIAMYYGSVVEWSLTETIGISLAFAATSVSIPVAMLFAYNKMYLQSSKAMLGAAIIDDIFAVILLSVFFIVAEAGMFGAVGNLAVGHSVGLVSALVYMIGTLIVIAGAGYWIIPFIMQWLKKHHYTHLIAPVANAKMLLYFAGAELIGGLAGITGAYFAGLFHRRIDESHRAEKVFSPYVHAILLPLFLGSIGLQIDISILDKAAWLIVALLLLLAIVSKLIGCWMATALSNWWYQRNAYHWRWIDTYLFGASMVARGEVGLVVATVLYGSKVISPYQYVITVMVIVLTTIAAPIMLGVGFHWLAQLEAGKNAEDFSMNIGVFPVIGTTQMFNIIVGRLSAGGAYKTTVSMSQGRKVVNIEELQVKLILCPDEGIIFKGNKEHINDILRIVKEAIDLDVARLSVI